In a genomic window of Cytobacillus sp. FSL H8-0458:
- a CDS encoding nitrate/nitrite transporter, producing the protein MQKGSFQLVLQTGSLVVGFMVWVILSSLMPYIQSDIALKPGEVALVTAIPVILGSLLRVPIGYWTNRYGARPIFTISFIVLILPVFVISSAGTKMTLILGGLLLGIGGAVFSVGVTSLPKYYPKERHGFVNGIYGAGNIGTALTAFLAPVLANSFGWRLTVQFFLILLALIAVLNFLLGDRKEKKVQVSLGEQINGVYRNPKLWLLSLFYFITFGSFVAFTIYLPNFLVNHFGLDKVDAGLRTAGFIAIATFSRPVGGWLGDRFNSFVILMLVFSGLTFGGFLLSFTPSLPIYTVGCLGVAICAGIGNGTIFKLVPMYFSRQAGIVNGIVAAMGGLGGFFPPIILTVLFDWTGHYAIGFMALSEFALASLILVVWLYYQDKLSLSKQVLESTESGMMITDLKGIIKKVNPAFTKVTGYTQEEAVGKTPAILQSGKHTKDFYKLMWEEIETKGYWQGEIWNKKKNGEIFPEWLTISTIKNDADEPKLHVAMFSDISKK; encoded by the coding sequence ATGCAAAAAGGAAGCTTTCAATTAGTTCTGCAGACAGGAAGTTTGGTCGTCGGCTTCATGGTGTGGGTCATTCTCTCCTCACTGATGCCCTATATCCAGTCCGATATTGCCCTTAAGCCAGGAGAGGTGGCGTTAGTCACGGCCATACCTGTCATATTGGGGTCTTTGCTAAGAGTCCCAATTGGATACTGGACCAACCGATATGGTGCCAGGCCTATTTTTACCATAAGCTTCATTGTCTTAATTCTGCCTGTGTTTGTGATCAGTTCAGCAGGTACGAAGATGACCCTCATCCTCGGAGGCCTTTTACTGGGAATAGGCGGAGCAGTTTTCTCTGTCGGTGTTACTTCCTTGCCCAAATACTATCCAAAAGAAAGGCACGGTTTTGTAAATGGCATTTATGGAGCCGGCAACATCGGTACAGCTTTAACCGCTTTTTTGGCGCCGGTACTGGCAAACAGCTTTGGCTGGCGGCTAACGGTACAGTTTTTTTTAATCCTTTTAGCCCTTATTGCTGTATTAAATTTCCTGCTTGGTGACCGTAAAGAAAAGAAAGTCCAGGTGTCTCTCGGGGAGCAGATAAATGGTGTTTACCGCAATCCCAAGTTATGGCTGTTAAGTTTGTTTTATTTCATCACGTTCGGATCCTTTGTAGCCTTTACCATTTATTTGCCCAATTTCCTTGTAAATCACTTTGGACTGGATAAAGTTGATGCAGGACTTCGGACGGCCGGCTTTATTGCAATCGCTACCTTTTCGCGCCCTGTCGGCGGATGGCTTGGGGATAGATTCAATTCCTTTGTCATTTTGATGCTTGTATTCTCCGGGCTGACATTCGGCGGCTTTCTCCTATCCTTTACGCCATCACTCCCCATCTATACTGTCGGCTGTCTCGGCGTAGCGATTTGTGCGGGGATTGGGAATGGAACAATTTTCAAACTCGTACCCATGTATTTTTCCAGGCAGGCAGGGATTGTCAATGGGATTGTCGCTGCTATGGGGGGACTTGGCGGATTTTTCCCGCCGATTATCTTAACCGTCCTGTTCGATTGGACCGGACATTACGCCATCGGTTTTATGGCACTTTCCGAATTTGCCCTCGCAAGCTTAATTCTTGTCGTTTGGCTTTACTACCAGGATAAACTCAGCTTATCGAAACAGGTCCTTGAAAGCACAGAGTCCGGCATGATGATTACCGATTTAAAAGGAATTATTAAAAAAGTAAATCCTGCCTTTACAAAGGTTACTGGATATACACAGGAAGAAGCGGTCGGGAAAACACCTGCAATCCTGCAGTCAGGAAAACATACAAAAGATTTTTATAAGCTAATGTGGGAGGAAATTGAGACGAAAGGATATTGGCAGGGTGAAATCTGGAACAAAAAGAAAAACGGCGAGATCTTTCCAGAGTGGCTAACCATCAGTACCATCAAAAATGATGCAGACGAACCAAAGCTGCATGTGGCCATGTTCAGCGATATCTCCAAAAAATAA
- a CDS encoding VOC family protein, translated as MAKVVGFELNSQDPEKAAEFYSKVFSWEIEEPKWGYRPVHTEGVQNKAIIGGISKGPIDYPHGTRIQIEVESIDETISLATENGAMVVRAKMEFDDFYLAYLADPVGLGIGLIQKKR; from the coding sequence ATGGCAAAAGTAGTTGGGTTCGAATTAAACTCCCAGGATCCGGAAAAAGCAGCTGAGTTTTATTCCAAAGTTTTTAGCTGGGAGATAGAAGAGCCGAAGTGGGGCTATCGGCCCGTCCATACTGAAGGAGTTCAAAATAAAGCAATTATTGGGGGAATCAGTAAAGGACCAATTGATTACCCGCATGGAACCAGGATTCAGATTGAAGTAGAATCGATTGATGAAACCATATCACTAGCAACAGAGAATGGAGCAATGGTTGTAAGAGCTAAAATGGAATTTGATGACTTTTATCTTGCCTATTTGGCGGATCCGGTTGGGCTGGGAATTGGACTAATACAGAAAAAGCGATAA
- a CDS encoding hemerythrin domain-containing protein — MAGPALKNHYSHQSIHDGYYTEGRDLTEVLVKLNREGREKECGIAAEALVEHWETRTIAHADSEEEGFYQEVMKEKPELKEEVIKLIRDHDLLRMLVSDLKERIPRDGVTEEVVDRFKTILMLVDIHNHAEERVLFGMNHKGHLHKLRESDEGTASGL, encoded by the coding sequence TTGGCTGGTCCAGCGTTAAAAAACCATTATTCACACCAATCCATTCATGATGGGTATTATACGGAAGGCCGCGATCTCACTGAAGTGCTCGTTAAACTGAATCGTGAAGGCAGAGAGAAGGAGTGCGGAATTGCTGCCGAGGCTCTGGTGGAGCATTGGGAGACCCGAACCATTGCCCATGCGGATTCCGAAGAGGAAGGGTTTTACCAAGAAGTTATGAAGGAAAAACCGGAGCTGAAGGAGGAAGTCATTAAGCTGATCAGAGATCATGATCTCTTAAGAATGCTTGTTTCTGACCTTAAAGAAAGAATTCCGCGCGATGGGGTAACGGAAGAAGTGGTTGACCGCTTTAAAACCATTCTCATGCTGGTGGATATACACAATCATGCAGAGGAAAGAGTGTTATTCGGAATGAACCATAAAGGCCATTTGCACAAGTTGCGTGAAAGCGATGAAGGAACTGCTTCCGGCCTATAA
- the narI gene encoding respiratory nitrate reductase subunit gamma, giving the protein MSSLDLFLWVIFPYICLTIFVLGHIYRYNTDQFGWSAKSSEFLEKKKLKWGSILFHWGIIFVFFGHVAGVLIPKVFYDTVGITEHMYHFGAVWFGGAAGVICVIGGALLFARRASVKRIKMNSQFKDWLSLIILGIVVIVGFTNTVGYTASGGDFDYRVTIGPWFRGLLTFNPDPAYMIGAPIGFQAHVLLAFVLFAIWPFTRLVHVWSLPLAYLKRRYLVYRKMSPAKNQNVTKR; this is encoded by the coding sequence ATGAGCAGTCTTGATCTGTTTTTATGGGTGATTTTCCCTTATATTTGTCTGACGATATTCGTGCTCGGTCATATTTATCGTTACAATACCGACCAGTTTGGCTGGTCGGCTAAATCAAGTGAATTCCTGGAAAAGAAAAAGCTTAAATGGGGAAGCATTCTGTTCCATTGGGGCATTATCTTCGTGTTCTTCGGTCATGTAGCGGGCGTATTGATACCTAAAGTATTCTACGATACTGTTGGGATAACGGAGCATATGTATCATTTTGGCGCCGTCTGGTTTGGCGGAGCGGCAGGAGTCATTTGCGTAATCGGCGGTGCATTGCTATTTGCAAGACGTGCATCCGTAAAACGGATTAAAATGAACAGTCAATTCAAAGACTGGCTATCACTCATCATTCTTGGCATCGTGGTCATCGTCGGTTTTACCAACACAGTCGGATATACGGCATCCGGAGGGGATTTCGATTACAGGGTGACCATTGGGCCGTGGTTTAGAGGGCTTTTAACCTTTAACCCGGATCCCGCCTATATGATCGGAGCGCCGATTGGCTTCCAGGCACATGTATTGCTGGCATTTGTCCTATTTGCCATCTGGCCATTTACAAGGCTGGTTCATGTGTGGAGCCTGCCTTTGGCTTATCTGAAAAGGAGATATCTTGTGTATCGGAAAATGTCGCCTGCTAAAAATCAGAATGTAACAAAGCGCTAA
- a CDS encoding nitrate reductase subunit alpha yields MTKKIPPFLRKLRYFGKSEDITDHATVSPYDRETEKIYRRRWQHDKVVRTTHGVNCTGSCSWKVHVKDGIITWETQQTDYPTTGPDMPEYEPRGCPRGATFSWYTYSPIRIRYPYVRSALIELWREAYKEHKNPIEAWKSIVNDPDKSARYKSARGKGGFVRSSWDELNTLISASLIHTIEEFGPDRIFGFSPIPAMSMVSYAGGARFLNLIGASLLSFYDWYADLPPASPQIWGEQTDVPESSDWYNSSYLMVWGSNLPQTRTPDSHFMVEARYRGTKVVAVSPDYAEFVKFADKWLPVQAGMDGAIAMAMTHVILKEFYVDRQVDYFNNYVKQYTDLPYLLVLKKNGDFYQGDKFLRASDIGRKTENGEWKTVVLDKNTKEFAVPNGSIGHRWETNQSWNLHLKDSDNELDGIDPVLTLNGMEDEVVMAGFPFFGTEKKEVLKRGIPVKKFKKDGETYVVTTVFDMLLANCGVNRDLPGDYPKDYDDPKPYTPSWQEGITGVNRKDCAQIAREFAQNAIDSKGRSMIIMGSGINHWYHSDMIYRAILNMVLLTGCQGVNGGGWAHYVGQEKVRPLEGWQTVAMARDWGGPPRLQNGTSFFYFATEQWRYDNQMSDELISPLVDKPTYKHPGDYNVLSARLGWLPSYPQFNENSIKIAEKTGLKDKDEIIQSVVRQLKEGTLKFAIENPEDPKNFPKVLFVWRANLIGSSAKGHEYFLKHLLGTHHGNLSEQNEEDLTNEISWVQEVPEGKLDLMIDYDFRMCGTGLYSDIIMPSATWYEKYDVSSTDMHPFIHPFNPAITPPWEAKSDWDAFKNLAKRFSDMAVKYFKEPITDLVATPLLHDSRDEISQAYGKIPDWKNGDAEPKPGVNMPRLHLVERDLSKVYDKFIALGSNVKESIGSKGIGWDAAKEYEKLKSMIGTASQTMDYKDLPSLYTDRNVAETILTLSSTTNGSLAMKAWGALEKKTGLQLKDLAEERAEEHVSFAEITAQPRKVISSPVFSGTETGNRRYNPFTTNVERLVPWRTLTGRQQIYMDHDLMLEFGEELPNFKAPLHKLAFYKGDHEPAGKGNEITLSYLTPHFKWSYHSTYADTLPMLTLFRGGPHVWLNNEDAASVGIEDNDWIEMYNRNGVVVARAVVSHRMPKGIVFMYHVQERHINVPGSPITKQRGGTFNSPTRIHVKPTQMIGGYAQFSYGFNYYGPTGNQRDEKVVIRKMNRDEVDWLED; encoded by the coding sequence TTGACTAAAAAGATACCGCCGTTTTTGAGGAAATTGCGTTACTTTGGAAAATCGGAGGACATTACAGATCATGCCACCGTTTCACCTTATGATAGAGAAACTGAGAAAATTTACAGGAGACGATGGCAGCACGATAAGGTAGTGAGAACAACCCATGGTGTAAACTGCACGGGGTCCTGCAGCTGGAAGGTTCATGTCAAGGACGGAATTATCACATGGGAGACCCAGCAGACAGACTATCCCACCACAGGGCCTGATATGCCGGAGTATGAACCGAGGGGATGTCCAAGAGGTGCAACGTTTTCATGGTATACATACAGTCCCATTCGGATTCGTTATCCATATGTACGCAGCGCATTGATTGAGCTATGGAGAGAGGCATATAAAGAGCATAAAAATCCGATTGAAGCCTGGAAAAGCATTGTAAATGATCCTGATAAGTCTGCAAGATATAAATCAGCGAGGGGAAAAGGCGGTTTTGTGCGCTCAAGCTGGGACGAATTGAATACGCTGATTTCGGCCTCACTGATTCATACAATCGAAGAGTTTGGACCTGATCGGATTTTTGGCTTTTCACCGATTCCAGCCATGTCAATGGTCAGCTATGCGGGCGGTGCGAGATTTTTAAATCTGATTGGGGCATCTCTCTTAAGTTTTTATGATTGGTATGCAGATTTGCCTCCTGCTTCTCCGCAGATCTGGGGGGAACAGACAGATGTGCCGGAGAGCTCAGATTGGTATAATTCCAGCTATTTAATGGTTTGGGGCTCCAATCTGCCGCAGACACGGACTCCGGATTCGCACTTCATGGTGGAAGCCCGCTATCGAGGAACTAAAGTAGTGGCTGTAAGCCCTGACTATGCTGAATTCGTTAAGTTTGCCGATAAATGGCTGCCTGTACAGGCCGGTATGGACGGTGCCATCGCCATGGCGATGACACATGTTATTTTGAAAGAGTTCTATGTTGACCGGCAGGTGGACTATTTTAATAACTATGTTAAGCAATATACAGATCTGCCTTATCTTCTTGTGTTGAAGAAAAATGGTGACTTTTATCAGGGAGATAAGTTTTTAAGAGCATCAGATATTGGCAGAAAAACAGAGAACGGGGAATGGAAAACCGTTGTGCTCGATAAGAACACAAAAGAGTTTGCCGTTCCTAATGGAAGCATAGGACATCGCTGGGAAACTAACCAGAGCTGGAATCTTCATTTAAAAGACAGTGATAATGAATTGGATGGCATAGACCCGGTTCTTACCCTTAATGGAATGGAAGATGAAGTCGTAATGGCCGGCTTTCCGTTCTTCGGGACGGAGAAAAAAGAAGTGTTAAAGCGTGGGATTCCTGTTAAAAAGTTTAAAAAGGACGGGGAAACCTATGTGGTGACAACCGTTTTTGATATGCTTCTGGCCAATTGCGGCGTGAATCGGGATTTGCCTGGAGATTACCCGAAGGATTACGATGATCCGAAGCCTTATACACCTTCATGGCAAGAAGGCATCACAGGGGTGAACAGGAAGGATTGTGCACAAATTGCAAGAGAGTTCGCTCAAAATGCCATCGATTCAAAGGGAAGGTCCATGATTATCATGGGATCGGGAATTAACCATTGGTACCATTCGGATATGATTTACCGTGCCATTTTGAATATGGTTCTCCTCACAGGCTGCCAGGGTGTAAATGGAGGAGGATGGGCGCATTACGTGGGCCAGGAAAAAGTCCGGCCGCTTGAAGGCTGGCAGACCGTTGCCATGGCGAGGGACTGGGGCGGCCCGCCAAGGCTCCAGAACGGGACTTCCTTTTTCTATTTTGCAACTGAGCAATGGCGTTATGACAATCAAATGTCTGATGAATTAATTTCACCCCTCGTCGACAAACCGACTTATAAGCATCCAGGTGATTATAATGTCCTTTCTGCAAGACTCGGGTGGCTGCCGTCCTATCCGCAGTTTAATGAAAATTCCATTAAAATTGCCGAAAAGACCGGTCTGAAAGACAAAGATGAAATCATTCAATCGGTCGTCAGGCAGCTGAAGGAAGGAACGCTGAAGTTTGCCATCGAAAACCCGGAGGATCCGAAAAACTTTCCGAAGGTCCTGTTTGTGTGGCGGGCTAACCTGATCGGAAGCTCTGCCAAGGGACATGAATATTTCCTGAAGCATCTTCTGGGCACACATCATGGAAACTTGAGCGAGCAGAATGAGGAAGACCTGACCAATGAAATCAGCTGGGTCCAGGAGGTGCCTGAGGGCAAGCTTGATCTGATGATCGACTATGACTTTAGAATGTGCGGAACCGGCTTATACTCTGACATTATCATGCCGTCTGCGACCTGGTATGAAAAATATGATGTATCGAGCACGGATATGCATCCCTTTATCCATCCGTTCAATCCGGCGATTACTCCTCCATGGGAAGCCAAATCGGACTGGGACGCATTTAAAAATCTGGCGAAGCGTTTTTCTGATATGGCAGTAAAGTATTTCAAAGAGCCGATTACCGATCTTGTGGCAACACCGCTCTTGCATGATTCCAGGGACGAAATCTCCCAGGCATACGGGAAAATACCGGACTGGAAAAATGGAGACGCTGAGCCTAAGCCTGGTGTGAATATGCCGCGGCTTCATCTGGTGGAAAGAGATCTTTCGAAGGTGTATGACAAGTTCATCGCACTTGGTTCGAACGTAAAAGAGTCCATCGGTTCAAAAGGAATCGGCTGGGATGCCGCCAAGGAATATGAAAAGCTGAAATCGATGATTGGCACAGCTTCGCAAACCATGGATTATAAGGATTTGCCAAGCTTGTATACAGACCGGAATGTAGCTGAGACGATTCTGACATTATCCAGCACAACCAATGGTTCGCTTGCGATGAAAGCCTGGGGTGCATTAGAAAAGAAAACAGGATTGCAGCTGAAGGATTTGGCGGAGGAAAGGGCAGAAGAGCATGTGTCCTTTGCAGAAATTACAGCTCAGCCAAGGAAGGTTATTTCATCACCGGTATTCAGCGGAACGGAAACCGGAAACCGGCGTTACAATCCTTTTACCACAAATGTGGAGCGCCTGGTGCCATGGAGGACCCTGACGGGCAGACAGCAAATTTACATGGATCATGATTTAATGCTCGAGTTTGGCGAAGAGCTTCCGAACTTTAAGGCACCGCTCCATAAGCTTGCTTTCTACAAAGGAGATCATGAGCCTGCAGGCAAGGGAAATGAAATCACCCTTAGCTATTTAACACCGCATTTTAAGTGGTCGTATCACAGCACCTATGCAGATACGCTCCCAATGCTGACCCTTTTCCGCGGCGGGCCGCATGTCTGGCTCAATAATGAAGATGCTGCGTCTGTCGGCATTGAAGATAATGACTGGATTGAGATGTATAACCGGAACGGTGTTGTCGTGGCCAGAGCTGTGGTCAGCCACAGAATGCCAAAGGGAATCGTGTTCATGTATCACGTTCAGGAACGCCACATTAATGTGCCTGGTTCCCCAATCACCAAACAGCGCGGAGGCACCTTTAACAGCCCGACAAGAATCCATGTGAAGCCCACTCAAATGATTGGCGGCTATGCTCAGTTTAGCTACGGATTTAATTACTATGGACCAACTGGGAACCAGAGGGATGAAAAAGTGGTTATCCGGAAAATGAACAGGGATGAGGTGGATTGGCTTGAAGATTAA
- the narJ gene encoding nitrate reductase molybdenum cofactor assembly chaperone, producing MNQSQAVYNLASVLLQYPSREWKDYLPDLHSEADSLNDKQIAVSLKKFLDYLDSTAYADLCQNYVLTFDFNERSTLYLTYSVFKDNRERGPALVKLRQEFKEAGAELESDELPDYLPLILEFAAITEPEKSAKLLKLHFRSIERLSLELGALNSPYHFLLAACADCIKQLRASNAIGSSDERRII from the coding sequence ATGAATCAAAGCCAAGCGGTCTATAATTTAGCATCTGTCCTGCTTCAGTACCCTTCCAGGGAATGGAAAGACTATTTGCCTGACCTGCATAGTGAAGCGGACTCCCTGAATGATAAGCAAATCGCCGTCAGCCTGAAGAAATTTTTGGACTATCTGGACAGTACTGCTTATGCGGATCTGTGCCAAAATTATGTCCTGACCTTTGATTTTAATGAACGCAGCACCTTGTACCTGACTTATTCCGTGTTTAAAGATAATCGGGAGAGAGGGCCGGCGCTGGTTAAATTGAGGCAGGAATTCAAGGAAGCGGGGGCAGAGCTCGAGAGCGATGAGCTTCCGGACTATCTGCCGCTAATTTTGGAATTTGCGGCTATAACGGAGCCTGAGAAATCAGCTAAGCTGCTGAAGCTGCACTTTCGGTCAATTGAGCGTCTGTCTTTGGAACTTGGAGCCCTGAACAGTCCTTATCACTTCCTGCTGGCGGCATGTGCCGACTGCATCAAGCAGCTTCGTGCATCTAATGCAATTGGCAGCTCGGATGAAAGGAGAATCATATGA
- a CDS encoding DUF3231 family protein, whose amino-acid sequence MRNPFEAINETIKNFADNEPKPPLHVGEVMDLWTLYTAFHEAHSLYYIALNMTTDPELLHTIRSSIEGSRADTKMIEDFLLKEGVPLPLTNAEKPLSNPDSVPEGVKLTEDEIANLISVKLAASITFCAQAMSKTVRTDVGLMFFSLQVHLMEIASPLKNLMKERGWLRIPPSYMPPGTPERN is encoded by the coding sequence ATGAGAAACCCATTCGAGGCCATTAACGAAACCATTAAGAATTTTGCTGATAACGAACCAAAGCCGCCGCTGCATGTGGGGGAGGTTATGGATTTATGGACTCTGTATACAGCATTCCATGAAGCCCACTCCCTTTACTATATTGCCTTAAATATGACCACAGATCCTGAACTATTGCATACTATACGCTCCTCCATTGAAGGAAGCAGGGCAGACACAAAAATGATTGAAGATTTTCTGCTTAAAGAAGGGGTGCCGCTCCCTTTAACTAATGCCGAAAAACCACTTTCCAACCCGGATTCTGTTCCTGAAGGTGTAAAGTTAACGGAAGATGAAATAGCTAATTTAATATCTGTAAAACTCGCAGCAAGCATAACCTTTTGTGCACAGGCTATGAGTAAAACAGTCAGAACAGATGTGGGGTTAATGTTTTTTTCCTTACAGGTGCACTTAATGGAAATAGCATCACCCCTTAAGAATTTAATGAAGGAAAGAGGCTGGCTGAGAATACCGCCAAGCTATATGCCGCCTGGCACTCCTGAAAGAAATTAA
- the narH gene encoding nitrate reductase subunit beta, with product MKIKAQFGMVMNLDKCIGCHTCSVTCKNTWTNRPGVEYQWWNNVETKPGIGYPKEWENQELRKGGWALKNGKLELKAGGRVNKLLNIFYNPDLADIDDYYEPWTYDYENLIQSPEKKHQPVARPKSQLTGEYMDIQWGPNWEDDLAGVHVTGKKDPNMAGLDDQIKFEFEQAFMMYLPRICEHCMNPSCVSSCPSGAMYKREEDGIVLVDQEACRSWRFCMTGCPYKKVYFNWKTHKAEKCTFCYPRIEAGLPTVCSETCVGRLRYIGIVLYDADKVKEAASVPDDKDLYKAQLDMFLDPHDPEVIKEAKKEGIPDDWIEAAQRSPVYKMAVEQRIALPLHPEYRTLPMVWYVPPLSPFVNAFGGQIDDLDPNIIFPTINQFRIPIEYLANLFTAGDTEVIKSVLKKLVAMRTYMRQVNLGKEPDTSVLQAAGMTEEIVRDMYELSAIAKYSDRYVIPASHKERTGDMHNMRGNVGFDDLATDCNSCSVGSERDPLYYYGEEYWSDLDESKPSGL from the coding sequence TTGAAGATTAAAGCGCAGTTCGGGATGGTCATGAATCTTGATAAATGCATCGGCTGCCATACCTGCAGTGTCACGTGTAAAAACACCTGGACGAACCGTCCGGGGGTTGAATACCAATGGTGGAACAATGTGGAGACCAAGCCGGGCATAGGCTATCCGAAGGAATGGGAAAACCAGGAGCTGAGAAAAGGCGGATGGGCGCTGAAAAATGGGAAGCTGGAACTGAAGGCAGGCGGCCGCGTCAATAAACTGCTCAATATCTTTTATAACCCTGACCTTGCCGATATTGATGATTATTATGAGCCCTGGACATATGATTATGAAAATCTGATCCAGAGCCCTGAGAAAAAACATCAGCCGGTAGCAAGGCCAAAATCTCAGCTTACAGGTGAGTATATGGACATCCAATGGGGCCCGAACTGGGAGGATGACCTCGCAGGTGTGCATGTAACCGGAAAGAAGGATCCGAACATGGCAGGTTTGGATGATCAAATAAAATTTGAATTTGAACAGGCTTTTATGATGTACCTTCCGAGAATTTGTGAGCACTGCATGAATCCTTCCTGCGTGTCTTCCTGCCCATCAGGAGCCATGTACAAACGGGAGGAAGACGGGATTGTGCTTGTGGACCAGGAGGCATGCCGCAGCTGGCGGTTCTGTATGACGGGATGCCCTTATAAAAAAGTTTATTTTAACTGGAAGACCCATAAAGCAGAAAAATGCACCTTTTGTTATCCGAGAATTGAAGCGGGGCTGCCAACTGTATGTTCGGAAACCTGTGTCGGCAGGCTTCGATATATCGGGATTGTTCTATATGATGCCGATAAAGTGAAGGAAGCTGCATCCGTTCCTGATGATAAAGATTTATATAAAGCACAGCTCGATATGTTCCTGGATCCCCATGATCCGGAAGTAATTAAGGAAGCGAAAAAAGAAGGCATTCCGGATGATTGGATTGAGGCAGCGCAAAGATCGCCAGTTTATAAAATGGCAGTGGAACAGCGGATTGCGCTTCCGCTTCATCCTGAATATCGCACGCTGCCGATGGTTTGGTATGTTCCGCCGCTTAGCCCATTTGTGAATGCGTTCGGAGGGCAAATTGATGATTTGGATCCAAACATCATTTTCCCAACGATTAATCAGTTCAGAATCCCAATCGAATATTTAGCCAACTTGTTCACAGCAGGTGATACAGAAGTGATTAAATCTGTGCTTAAAAAGCTTGTTGCGATGCGGACCTATATGCGCCAGGTCAACCTGGGAAAAGAGCCGGATACAAGCGTACTGCAAGCGGCGGGAATGACGGAAGAGATTGTGCGTGATATGTATGAGCTTTCAGCCATTGCCAAGTATTCCGACCGATATGTGATCCCTGCTTCCCATAAAGAAAGAACCGGTGATATGCACAATATGCGCGGAAATGTCGGCTTTGATGACTTGGCCACAGACTGTAATTCCTGCAGTGTCGGTTCCGAAAGAGATCCGCTTTACTATTATGGCGAAGAATATTGGAGTGATTTGGATGAATCAAAGCCAAGCGGTCTATAA
- a CDS encoding general stress protein, whose product MRNRVLKRLSYLFTGESMSLIMFVFISYLVNYTYPDLHLYSLFSFWSSFLLLEFILLQGSIYWFVKWKRLKRENTSVAPIRLVQRLWVSKKWNLGMITVIPGAFVADCMIWHPAVPLGLVIAGFIYIFAILEYINYFHIQLSYDNRSDINSLKQTKRLKQACLSKDFKRLENFDGRKLG is encoded by the coding sequence TTGAGAAATAGAGTGCTGAAGAGACTTTCATATCTTTTTACCGGAGAATCAATGAGCCTTATCATGTTTGTATTCATCAGTTACCTGGTGAACTATACATATCCGGATCTCCATTTATATTCACTGTTTTCTTTCTGGTCATCATTTCTGCTGCTGGAGTTCATATTGCTTCAGGGCTCCATTTATTGGTTTGTAAAATGGAAGCGATTAAAAAGAGAAAATACGTCAGTTGCCCCGATCAGGCTTGTACAGCGGCTATGGGTTTCTAAGAAATGGAATCTGGGCATGATCACCGTGATTCCAGGTGCATTCGTGGCAGACTGCATGATATGGCATCCGGCAGTTCCGCTGGGGCTTGTGATTGCCGGCTTTATCTATATCTTTGCCATTCTGGAGTATATCAACTATTTTCATATTCAGCTTTCCTATGATAATCGCTCTGACATTAACAGTCTTAAACAGACTAAGCGCTTGAAACAGGCTTGTTTGAGCAAGGATTTTAAGAGGCTGGAGAATTTTGATGGGAGGAAATTAGGGTGA